Proteins encoded by one window of Sphaerodactylus townsendi isolate TG3544 linkage group LG04, MPM_Stown_v2.3, whole genome shotgun sequence:
- the LYRM1 gene encoding LYR motif-containing protein 1 has translation MTLALRQEALGLYRKIFRIAKKWQSASGQMEETTKEKQYIINEAKTLFRKNKDLTDPEQIKQCLEECKARIEIGLHYQIPYPRPIHLPPMGLAHQQGRALRHQEKLRKISKPVYLKSHDEIS, from the exons ATGACGCTGGCCCTGCGTCAGGAAGCTCTTGGCCTTTACCGCAAGATATTCCGAATAGCCAAAAAATGGCAGTCCGCATCCGGACAGATGGAAGAGACCACGAAAGAAAAACAGTATATTATCAATGAGGCGAAAACGTTGTTCCGAAAGAACAAGGAC TTAACAGACCCTGAGCAGATTAAACAATGTCTAGAAGAGTGCAAGGCCAGGATTGAGATAGGACTGCATTATCAGATCCCTTATCCAAGGCCG ATTCATCTGCCGCCCATGGGTCTTGCGCACCAGCAAGGCCGCGCGCTGCGACACCAGGAAAAGCTGAGGAAAATTTCCAAGCCTGTCTACTTGAAATCTCATGATGAAATATCGTAA